From Melanotaenia boesemani isolate fMelBoe1 chromosome 12, fMelBoe1.pri, whole genome shotgun sequence, a single genomic window includes:
- the LOC121650522 gene encoding trace amine-associated receptor 13c-like — protein MMELQDGAELCFPQLFNMSCRKPTLRWSETVLLKLLLFFISLTTIAINLLVIISVSHFRQLHTPTNILLLSLAVSDFLVGLVLMPAEIFRYTSCWIFGDIMCALYFYVASLTLTTSICTIVIISCDRYTAICHPLHYSKIITLTRAKYCVCLCWLWSFVFSIFYVKDELIQPGMGNSCFGECVPKYNYITVNIDIILTFIFPVTVIVVLYMRVFVAAVSQARAMRSHITAVTVHHAVTLSKKSELKAARTLGILVIVYLSCVCPYYCYSFVDVIMMNPTVIRFLIFLFYFNSCLNPLIYALFYSWFRKAIKLIVTLQILQPGSRETNIL, from the exons atgatggAGCTCCAGGACGGAGCTGAACTCTGCTTTCCACAACTATTCAACATGTCATGCAGGAAGCCAACCCTTCGCTGGTCTGAAACTGTGCTCCTGAAACTCTTGCTGTTCTTCATCTCTCTGACCACCATAGCCATCAACTTGCTCGTCATCATCTCAGTCTCCCACTTCAG GCAGCTTCACACACCTACtaacatcctcctcctctctctggctGTTTCTGACTTTCTTGTAGGTCTTGTTTTGATGCCAGCAGAAATCTTTAGATACACATCCTGCTGGATTTTTGGGGATATCATGTGTGCGTTATATTTCTATGTAGCCTCTCTAACACTCACTACTTCAATCTGCACAATTGTTATCATATCATGTGACCGCTACACGGCTATTTGTCACCCTCTGCATTACTCCAAAATAATCACTTTAACAAGAGccaaatactgtgtttgtctttgttggctttggtcttttgttttcagtattttctaCGTGAAAGATGAGCTTATTCAACCAGGCATGGGTAATTCCTGCTTTGGAGAATGTGTGCCTAAATACAACTATATTACAGTCAATATTGATATAATTTTGACCTTCATATTTCCAGTTACTGTGATCGTAGTTCTGTATATGAGAGTATTTGTGGCGGCTGTGTCTCAGGCTCGTGCCATGCGCTCTCACATTACAGCTGTTACAGTCCACCATGCAGTGACTTTATCAAAGAAATCTGAGCTGAAAGCAGCCAGGACTCTTGGTATTCTTGTCATCGTATATTTATCATGTGTATGCCCATATTACTGTTACTCTTTTGTTGATGTTATTATGATGAATCCTACAGTTATACGATTTTTgatctttctgttttattttaactcctgTCTAAACCCACTGATCTATGCTCTGTTTTACTCCTGGTTCAGAAAAGCGATTAAACTCATTGTCACTCTGCAGATCCTGCAGCCTGGATCCCGAGAGACCAATATACTGTAG